A genomic stretch from Ureibacillus composti includes:
- a CDS encoding basic amino acid ABC transporter substrate-binding protein, translating into MLKKKRLFSMMLPLLTASIILAACGSDSSTTSTTSSTVSTSNSGEVKKLVAGSESSFAPFNYMDDQGNVVGIDVDVLNAMGEEVGFETEVRAVGWEPIFPQVKNGEIDLGASGITITDERKETFDFTEPYYEATQVLVVKEDSPITSAEDVKDKKISVQINSTGHMAAKDLVGETNPNILGYESVPIAIQEVLNGTTDAAIGDNAVVFEYIKNNPEAKLKTIDDDSFEKEYYGFMVKKGNEELLNLLNEGLLKIKENGKLAEITGQELE; encoded by the coding sequence ATGTTAAAGAAAAAGCGTTTATTTTCAATGATGCTGCCTTTATTGACTGCATCAATTATTTTAGCAGCATGTGGTAGTGATTCATCTACAACTTCTACTACTAGTTCGACGGTTTCAACATCTAATTCAGGGGAAGTTAAGAAATTAGTGGCAGGTTCGGAATCTTCTTTTGCTCCATTTAACTATATGGATGATCAAGGTAATGTGGTTGGTATTGATGTAGATGTTTTAAATGCAATGGGAGAAGAGGTCGGTTTTGAAACGGAAGTGCGCGCAGTTGGTTGGGAGCCGATATTTCCACAAGTGAAAAATGGTGAAATAGATTTGGGGGCATCTGGAATTACCATTACAGACGAACGTAAAGAGACTTTTGATTTTACTGAACCTTATTATGAAGCAACACAAGTTCTAGTTGTAAAAGAAGATTCACCAATTACTTCTGCTGAAGATGTAAAAGATAAGAAAATATCAGTTCAAATTAATTCAACGGGGCATATGGCCGCGAAAGATTTAGTAGGTGAAACGAATCCTAATATTTTAGGATACGAAAGTGTACCTATTGCAATTCAAGAAGTATTAAATGGCACTACAGATGCAGCGATTGGGGATAATGCAGTTGTATTCGAATATATCAAAAATAACCCTGAAGCAAAACTTAAAACGATAGATGATGATTCCTTTGAAAAAGAATATTATGGCTTTATGGTGAAAAAAGGGAATGAAGAACTTCTAAATCTATTAAATGAAGGTCTACTAAAAATTAAAGAAAATGGTAAATTGGCTGAAATTACAGGACAAGAACTCGAATAG
- a CDS encoding amino acid ABC transporter permease: MDLLDLRWDIIWNYREMFLRGIWITIVLTVSGYAGGIILGVLIGLGETSKKRWLYWPSKLYVDLFRGTPMLVQILIIHLAVIPTIFGQSYGFMVSGILALLLNSAAYNAEIIRAGIQSIDKGQMEAARSLGLTHSKAMRKIILPQAFRRMIPPLGNEFIALLKDSSLVTVIAASDILYAAKIVAGAYNRFWEPYLVAAVLYLILTYLVTKLVAYVERRFSNGYNPRRKREGRSLT, translated from the coding sequence ATGGACTTATTGGATTTGCGTTGGGACATTATCTGGAACTACCGTGAAATGTTTTTACGTGGCATTTGGATCACGATTGTTTTAACGGTCTCAGGATATGCTGGAGGTATTATACTAGGTGTCCTAATAGGATTAGGTGAAACATCCAAAAAGAGATGGCTATATTGGCCCTCCAAATTATATGTAGATCTTTTCCGCGGTACGCCAATGTTAGTTCAAATATTAATTATACACTTAGCAGTTATACCTACGATTTTTGGACAATCATATGGTTTCATGGTGTCGGGTATCTTGGCTTTGTTATTGAATAGTGCCGCTTATAATGCAGAAATTATTCGTGCAGGAATTCAATCAATCGATAAAGGCCAAATGGAGGCTGCTCGTTCACTTGGTTTAACCCATAGCAAAGCAATGCGGAAAATTATTTTACCACAAGCATTCCGTCGAATGATCCCGCCACTCGGAAACGAATTTATTGCATTATTAAAAGACTCTTCGCTGGTAACGGTTATTGCGGCAAGTGATATTTTATACGCTGCTAAGATCGTGGCTGGTGCCTATAATCGCTTCTGGGAACCCTATTTAGTAGCAGCAGTACTTTACTTAATATTGACTTATCTTGTCACAAAATTGGTTGCATACGTTGAAAGGCGTTTTAGTAATGGTTACAATCCGCGAAGGAAGCGAGAAGGGCGGAGTTTGACATGA
- a CDS encoding dienelactone hydrolase family protein, protein MELKQNSNQCVILLHEIYGINSHIKHYANAFYQKGFDVYVPNLLQRITPFPYEEEELAYQNFMTNVGFEKAQYDVNALINNLSNKYSHIRMIGFSIGATIAWLCSNNPSLHKVVGFYGSRIRQYTDVVPNAETILIYGEQEKSFNPIDLKTRISTYPHVLVKIVEGEHGFADPYSSKYNKHTTNDLSEYLFD, encoded by the coding sequence ATGGAATTGAAACAAAATTCCAATCAATGTGTTATTTTACTTCATGAAATTTATGGAATAAATTCACATATAAAACATTATGCAAATGCATTTTATCAAAAAGGGTTTGATGTATATGTGCCGAATTTATTACAGAGAATTACACCATTTCCATACGAAGAGGAAGAACTTGCGTATCAAAATTTTATGACAAACGTAGGATTTGAAAAAGCCCAATATGACGTAAATGCTTTAATCAACAATTTATCAAATAAATATTCACATATACGTATGATCGGCTTTAGTATTGGTGCCACGATTGCTTGGCTTTGCAGTAATAACCCTTCATTACATAAAGTAGTTGGCTTTTACGGTTCTCGAATTCGTCAATATACAGACGTAGTACCGAATGCAGAAACGATTTTAATATACGGTGAGCAAGAAAAATCTTTTAATCCTATTGATTTAAAGACAAGGATTTCTACATATCCCCATGTATTAGTTAAAATTGTTGAAGGCGAACATGGTTTCGCTGATCCATACTCATCGAAATACAATAAACACACAACTAATGACCTATCAGAATATTTATTTGATTAA
- a CDS encoding heme oxygenase — MIIVTNRIKTKLGFASKMAPMFTRPGALQKMEGFVKVEVSITKNLTEYDEMNVNMYWNTLEDFTNWKNSDAFKEAHTGPNNTGQESPILGSEIIISEVASTLELNA; from the coding sequence ATGATTATTGTAACAAATAGAATTAAAACAAAATTAGGTTTTGCTTCAAAAATGGCTCCAATGTTCACAAGACCAGGAGCGTTACAAAAAATGGAAGGTTTTGTAAAAGTAGAGGTTTCAATTACTAAAAATCTCACAGAATATGATGAAATGAATGTAAATATGTATTGGAATACTTTGGAAGATTTTACTAATTGGAAAAATAGTGATGCTTTTAAAGAAGCCCATACAGGTCCAAATAATACTGGTCAGGAATCCCCAATCTTAGGAAGTGAAATTATCATTTCAGAGGTTGCTTCTACTTTAGAGCTTAATGCATAA
- a CDS encoding Fur-regulated basic protein FbpA, with protein MGEILRKAVEERRKNLINKLITFNVYQKDDKRLWNLTLSELEYEFKSLQSQNHPHCNIGAILYK; from the coding sequence ATGGGAGAAATTCTTCGGAAAGCGGTGGAAGAAAGAAGAAAAAATCTAATTAATAAACTGATCACCTTTAACGTTTACCAAAAGGACGATAAACGTCTTTGGAATTTAACTTTATCAGAACTGGAATACGAATTTAAAAGTCTTCAATCACAAAATCATCCACATTGTAATATTGGGGCGATTTTGTATAAATAA
- a CDS encoding methionine ABC transporter ATP-binding protein → MIEFIGTSKQYRLDKKIIKALDHIDLKVNKGDIFGVIGFSGAGKSTLIRTVNLLETPTEGKVIVDGKDLTKLSKRQLREEKKNIGMIFQHFNLLSSKTVFDNVAMPLTLSGVNKREIENRVNEVLKFVGLESKTNAYIDQLSGGQKQRVGIARALVTNPKILLCDEATSALDPQTTKSILELLKRVNIEYNITILIITHEMEVIREICNRVAVMENGQIIETGNVLEIFSAPKTKTTRDFVQSVVRDEIPQSIYEQLQVANPNERIFKLKFIGVDVGQPIVSEVAKKFNVDINVLFGNITELQKIPFGNLIIEIVGEDTETEKVVQFIKNRNVQIEEVLANGSKPRNYSGSDLGNAIYG, encoded by the coding sequence ATGATTGAGTTTATAGGAACATCAAAACAATATCGATTAGATAAAAAAATAATAAAAGCGTTGGATCATATAGATTTGAAAGTTAATAAAGGTGACATTTTTGGTGTCATTGGGTTTAGTGGTGCAGGGAAAAGTACGCTAATAAGAACTGTAAATCTATTAGAAACTCCAACTGAAGGTAAAGTAATAGTCGATGGGAAAGATTTAACGAAACTCAGTAAACGACAATTACGAGAAGAAAAGAAAAATATCGGAATGATCTTTCAACATTTTAATCTACTTTCTTCCAAAACTGTTTTTGATAACGTGGCAATGCCATTAACCCTTAGTGGAGTAAACAAACGGGAAATTGAAAATCGTGTCAACGAAGTATTAAAGTTTGTAGGGTTAGAAAGTAAAACAAATGCTTATATCGATCAATTATCAGGTGGGCAGAAACAAAGGGTAGGGATTGCGCGGGCGTTAGTAACAAATCCGAAAATCTTACTTTGTGATGAAGCAACTTCAGCACTTGATCCACAAACGACAAAATCGATATTGGAATTACTAAAGCGCGTAAATATTGAGTACAACATTACGATTTTAATTATTACCCATGAGATGGAAGTGATTCGAGAAATTTGTAATCGCGTTGCCGTTATGGAAAATGGTCAAATAATTGAAACTGGAAATGTTTTAGAGATTTTTTCGGCACCTAAAACAAAGACGACAAGAGACTTCGTACAATCAGTCGTTCGTGATGAAATTCCTCAGTCCATTTATGAGCAATTACAAGTTGCAAATCCAAATGAACGAATTTTTAAATTAAAGTTTATTGGAGTAGATGTTGGCCAACCAATTGTCTCAGAAGTAGCCAAAAAATTTAATGTGGATATCAATGTTTTATTCGGAAATATTACAGAACTTCAGAAAATACCTTTTGGAAATTTAATTATTGAAATTGTCGGTGAAGATACTGAAACAGAAAAAGTAGTTCAGTTTATTAAAAATAGAAATGTTCAAATAGAGGAGGTTCTAGCAAATGGAAGTAAGCCGCGAAATTATTCTGGGAGCGATTTGGGAAACGCTATATATGGTTAG
- a CDS encoding acyl-CoA dehydrogenase family protein: MTKDIFIRNEREQQLVDFAKNIAKELEKTAPYYDQIGEFPFEHFKILQEAGYLKLTVPKRYGGDEISLYEMLLVQEQLAKGDASTALSVGWHLLTFINVRESKCWPEPILAELSKKTIEEGSVLNILSSERGKGNIARGAIPGTIARKVPGGYKINGEKAFASLAPILKQFTIIAYLVDEDVIAEFLMTKNEQVEVINTWDSLGMRATGSHDLIFRDAFVPEKALLSRHRSNEINRFSAHGRVYSLEVPAVYLGIAGAARDYAIEFANNTFSHSLGNRISHAPHIQQKVGEIEVLYQTARRILYSIAAQVEQEPDKKEALGNEVNIAKYQICNYAIEIVTKAMKIVGGRSLSKSNKLERLFRDVQCGAYNPPFDDVVISQLAQSVLFDKKEQVLQ, from the coding sequence ATGACAAAGGACATATTTATTCGAAACGAAAGAGAGCAACAGCTAGTAGACTTTGCGAAAAACATTGCAAAAGAACTCGAAAAAACAGCACCCTATTATGATCAAATAGGAGAATTTCCTTTTGAACATTTTAAAATTTTGCAAGAGGCCGGTTACTTAAAATTAACGGTTCCTAAAAGGTACGGTGGTGATGAAATCTCTCTTTATGAAATGTTGCTTGTTCAAGAGCAATTAGCAAAAGGGGATGCTTCAACAGCACTTTCAGTAGGTTGGCATTTGTTAACTTTTATCAATGTTCGTGAATCAAAATGTTGGCCAGAACCTATTTTAGCTGAACTTTCTAAAAAAACGATCGAAGAAGGATCAGTGTTAAATATTCTTAGTAGTGAGCGTGGTAAGGGCAATATTGCAAGAGGTGCGATTCCTGGAACCATTGCTCGAAAAGTACCTGGTGGATATAAAATTAATGGTGAAAAAGCCTTTGCTTCACTAGCACCTATTTTAAAACAATTTACCATTATAGCTTACTTAGTAGATGAAGATGTGATCGCGGAGTTTTTAATGACGAAAAATGAACAAGTTGAAGTCATTAATACTTGGGATTCATTAGGAATGAGAGCAACTGGTAGCCATGATCTTATTTTTCGAGATGCGTTTGTACCTGAAAAAGCACTACTTTCTCGTCATCGTTCCAATGAGATTAATCGTTTCTCAGCACATGGTCGTGTGTATTCATTAGAAGTTCCTGCTGTTTACTTAGGCATTGCAGGCGCTGCAAGAGACTATGCGATTGAGTTTGCAAACAATACGTTTTCACATAGTCTTGGTAATCGAATTAGTCATGCACCACATATTCAACAAAAAGTTGGGGAAATTGAAGTACTTTATCAAACAGCCCGACGAATTTTATATAGTATTGCCGCACAAGTAGAACAAGAACCAGATAAAAAAGAAGCACTTGGTAACGAAGTAAATATTGCGAAATACCAAATCTGTAATTACGCAATCGAAATTGTGACGAAAGCAATGAAAATTGTTGGAGGAAGAAGCTTATCTAAATCGAATAAATTAGAGCGACTATTCAGAGATGTTCAATGTGGAGCATACAATCCTCCTTTTGATGATGTAGTGATCTCACAATTAGCTCAATCAGTGTTGTTTGATAAAAAAGAACAGGTCCTTCAATAA
- a CDS encoding MetQ/NlpA family ABC transporter substrate-binding protein encodes MKKHLLIAISIFTFILLAACSNTETTTTASTSTDSKEEQEVTVLKVGASSVPHAEVLEYLAPDLEKDGVKLEIITGNDGIQTNQLTAEGELDFNYFQHVPYMEQINKEAGLNLVNVAGIHIEPFGVYSKTITDINDLPQGAKVAVPKDVVNFSRALLLFDENGIIKLDPNKEGDFTVEDIVENDKELEFIAVDAALLNRSLDDVDVAAINTNYSLEGGFNPLEDALIIEDANSPYVNIISALPERKDDEAIQTVVKWLTSEKAKEFFESEYEGAVVPVF; translated from the coding sequence ATGAAAAAACATTTACTAATTGCCATATCAATTTTTACCTTCATCTTATTAGCAGCTTGCAGTAATACAGAAACAACTACCACTGCTTCAACATCTACTGATTCAAAAGAAGAACAAGAGGTAACCGTACTAAAAGTTGGTGCTTCATCTGTCCCTCATGCAGAAGTTCTTGAGTATTTAGCGCCTGATTTAGAAAAAGATGGCGTGAAATTAGAAATAATCACTGGAAATGATGGAATTCAAACAAACCAATTAACAGCTGAAGGTGAACTTGATTTTAACTATTTCCAACACGTTCCTTACATGGAGCAAATTAATAAAGAAGCAGGATTAAATCTTGTCAATGTTGCAGGCATTCATATTGAACCTTTTGGTGTTTATTCTAAAACAATTACTGATATTAACGATTTACCACAAGGTGCTAAAGTAGCAGTACCAAAGGATGTTGTGAATTTCTCTCGTGCATTATTACTTTTTGACGAAAATGGAATCATCAAACTTGACCCTAATAAAGAAGGGGATTTCACGGTTGAGGATATTGTAGAAAACGACAAAGAACTTGAATTTATTGCTGTAGATGCTGCTTTGTTAAATCGCTCGCTTGACGATGTGGATGTAGCTGCCATAAACACTAACTATTCACTAGAAGGTGGGTTCAATCCACTTGAAGATGCATTGATTATTGAAGATGCGAATTCGCCATATGTAAACATTATTTCCGCTTTGCCAGAAAGAAAAGATGATGAAGCTATTCAAACGGTCGTGAAATGGTTAACAAGTGAAAAGGCGAAAGAATTTTTTGAATCTGAATATGAAGGAGCTGTCGTTCCTGTATTTTAA
- a CDS encoding amino acid ABC transporter ATP-binding protein — protein sequence MIKVENLHKTYGKLEVLKGIDYEIKEQEVVCVIGPSGSGKSTILRCINLLEEITDGAIYIENIKVNDPKTDINEIRTEVGMVFQQFNLFPHMSVLDNITMAPIQVRKMQKGKAESLAFELLDKVGLREKAHNYPEQLSGGQQQRVAIARALAMKPKVMLFDEPTSALDPEMVKEVLDVMKQLAFEGMTMVVVTHEMGFAREVADRVIFMDGGYIVEEGNPEDVFGSPQNDRTKAFLGKVL from the coding sequence ATGATTAAAGTAGAAAACTTACACAAAACTTATGGGAAATTAGAAGTTTTAAAAGGAATAGACTATGAAATTAAAGAACAAGAAGTAGTTTGTGTAATCGGCCCATCTGGTTCTGGAAAAAGTACGATTTTAAGATGTATCAATTTACTTGAAGAGATTACAGATGGGGCAATTTATATTGAAAATATTAAAGTAAACGATCCGAAAACAGATATTAATGAGATTCGCACAGAGGTGGGCATGGTATTTCAACAGTTTAATTTATTTCCACACATGTCCGTCTTGGATAATATTACGATGGCTCCAATCCAAGTTCGAAAAATGCAAAAAGGTAAAGCAGAATCACTTGCTTTTGAACTTTTGGATAAAGTCGGGCTACGGGAAAAGGCACATAATTATCCAGAACAATTATCAGGTGGTCAACAACAACGAGTGGCCATCGCACGTGCTCTTGCTATGAAACCGAAAGTGATGTTATTTGATGAACCGACTTCTGCCCTTGATCCAGAAATGGTGAAAGAAGTGCTAGATGTTATGAAGCAGCTTGCCTTTGAGGGGATGACAATGGTCGTTGTAACCCATGAGATGGGGTTTGCTCGTGAAGTAGCAGATCGCGTGATATTCATGGATGGAGGATATATTGTGGAAGAGGGAAATCCAGAAGATGTATTCGGTAGCCCACAAAATGATCGCACAAAGGCATTTCTAGGAAAAGTACTTTAA
- a CDS encoding MetQ/NlpA family ABC transporter substrate-binding protein, which translates to MKKWHLLLILALTTVLLTACNGTNKAQGEESTNVKVGIRSSEVKTWEFIAEQAEKEGINLELVTLSAQVDPNQTLADGDIDINAFQHVAYLDLFNTKNGTDIVPIGTTIIAPLGLYSSKHDSLDDVKDGATIAVPSDPSNWGRALLLLQENGILNVSDDFDGNGGEDRIKENPKNLKIVPVDGATTPRVMEDTDFAIINNGVAVQAGLYLKDAIIHESDTAKPFINIIATNAEDADNEIYQKIVEIYQNEETSKFIEETYSGNYIPVKLTLEELSTWKEVYSYND; encoded by the coding sequence TTGAAAAAATGGCATTTACTTTTAATTTTAGCACTTACGACTGTTTTGTTAACAGCATGTAATGGAACGAATAAGGCTCAGGGTGAAGAAAGTACAAATGTAAAAGTAGGGATTCGTAGTTCGGAAGTTAAAACATGGGAATTTATTGCGGAACAAGCTGAAAAAGAAGGCATCAATCTTGAACTAGTGACATTATCTGCACAAGTGGATCCAAATCAAACTTTAGCAGATGGAGATATAGATATTAATGCTTTCCAACATGTTGCTTATTTAGATTTATTTAATACAAAAAATGGTACGGATATTGTACCAATTGGCACAACGATTATTGCACCTCTAGGTTTATATTCAAGTAAACATGATTCATTAGATGATGTGAAAGATGGAGCAACGATTGCAGTTCCAAGTGACCCTTCCAACTGGGGTCGAGCGTTATTGTTACTACAAGAAAACGGAATTCTTAATGTTTCTGACGATTTTGATGGAAATGGCGGAGAAGACCGAATTAAAGAAAACCCTAAAAATTTAAAAATCGTTCCAGTTGATGGCGCGACAACACCACGTGTAATGGAAGATACAGACTTTGCCATTATTAATAATGGGGTCGCAGTTCAAGCAGGACTTTATTTAAAAGATGCAATTATCCACGAGAGTGATACAGCAAAACCTTTCATTAATATTATCGCAACAAATGCTGAAGACGCTGACAATGAAATTTATCAAAAAATAGTGGAAATCTATCAGAATGAAGAAACATCTAAATTTATAGAAGAAACATATAGTGGAAACTACATTCCTGTGAAGTTAACTTTGGAAGAATTGTCTACTTGGAAAGAAGTTTATTCATATAACGATTAG
- a CDS encoding methionine ABC transporter permease — MEVSREIILGAIWETLYMVSIGLFFGATLGLILGITLVVTRKGHILENRWVFGVVNPIVNIFRSIPFIILLVAIIPFTRLIVGTAIGTTAAIVPLVLHIGPYISRLIENSLLEVDEGIIEAAKAMGATPWQIIRKFLIPEAFPSLILSVTTATIGLIGATAMAGAVGGGGLGDVAITYGYQRFDEMTILVTVILLVAFVQLIQTIGNRLERHFRHSS, encoded by the coding sequence ATGGAAGTAAGCCGCGAAATTATTCTGGGAGCGATTTGGGAAACGCTATATATGGTTAGTATAGGGTTGTTCTTTGGAGCAACTCTAGGATTAATCCTAGGGATCACACTTGTTGTTACTAGAAAAGGACATATTTTAGAAAATCGCTGGGTATTTGGCGTTGTGAATCCTATTGTCAATATATTCCGATCTATACCTTTTATTATTTTACTCGTTGCAATTATTCCATTTACTCGTTTAATTGTGGGAACTGCCATCGGAACAACGGCAGCCATCGTGCCTTTAGTCTTACATATTGGGCCGTATATTTCGAGATTAATAGAAAACTCCTTATTAGAAGTTGATGAAGGCATTATTGAGGCAGCAAAAGCAATGGGGGCTACTCCTTGGCAAATTATACGAAAATTTTTAATTCCAGAAGCATTTCCTTCATTAATTTTAAGTGTTACTACCGCAACAATTGGACTCATTGGTGCTACTGCTATGGCAGGAGCTGTTGGCGGAGGGGGACTCGGAGATGTGGCGATTACTTATGGTTATCAACGTTTTGATGAGATGACTATTTTAGTCACAGTTATTTTACTTGTAGCATTCGTACAACTCATTCAAACAATTGGAAACAGATTAGAAAGACATTTTAGACATAGTTCATAG
- a CDS encoding PH domain-containing protein: protein MGFFDGLMGNASEVNLSELKEELKNVLTTSENIEHAFRVIRDMFVFTNKRLILIDKQGMTGKKTEYLSIPYKSITYFSIETAGTFDLDAELKIWISGSQMPIEKTFNKTTNIYNVQSVLAENVLK, encoded by the coding sequence ATGGGGTTTTTTGATGGATTAATGGGGAACGCGTCTGAAGTGAATTTAAGTGAATTAAAGGAAGAGTTAAAAAATGTACTCACAACGTCAGAGAATATTGAACATGCATTTAGAGTGATCCGTGACATGTTTGTTTTTACTAATAAACGATTAATACTAATTGATAAACAAGGAATGACTGGAAAGAAGACTGAATATCTTTCAATCCCTTATAAAAGCATTACATACTTCTCTATAGAAACTGCTGGAACATTTGATTTGGATGCGGAATTAAAGATATGGATATCCGGTAGTCAAATGCCTATAGAAAAGACCTTTAATAAAACAACAAACATTTATAATGTTCAAAGTGTTTTAGCGGAAAATGTTTTGAAATAA
- a CDS encoding LLM class flavin-dependent oxidoreductase, with protein MSNEREIKLSLYLIGAGMHVAAWRHPEGQADASIDIKALQKAAQIAEKGKFDIAFVADSLAINHESHPHILNRFDPLIQITALAAATEKIGLGATASTTYSEPYVLARQLMSVDHISNGRVAWNLVTTADATGQTALNFSRDKHVEHDKRYERAEEFADVIQALWDSWEDDAFLYDKEKGIFYDHEKVHETNFKGEHFSVKGPLNIARSPQGHPVIVVAGASKPGQKLSTRVANAVFVHWDNIKTAKEHYRSLKAQLAQHGRDENELVVFHGISPVVADTEEEAIQRFNELQNLLDPYKALKFVSGYMGNVDFSKYSLDTPAIEVDYPKVNSIQSNFNELMEIIKRENLKVGDLYSRLFNVGKRDAFVGSAEQVADEMERWFKEKACDGFMLQFPLLPRDLEAFVEKVVPILQERGIYRKDYTGNTLRDHLGLEKPVNQFARTKVTK; from the coding sequence ATGTCAAATGAAAGGGAAATAAAACTGTCATTATATTTAATTGGTGCGGGTATGCATGTTGCGGCATGGCGCCATCCTGAGGGGCAAGCGGATGCTAGTATCGATATTAAAGCACTTCAGAAAGCTGCGCAAATTGCAGAAAAGGGTAAATTTGATATTGCCTTTGTGGCAGATAGTTTAGCCATTAATCATGAATCCCACCCTCATATTTTAAATCGTTTTGATCCACTTATTCAGATTACTGCTCTAGCAGCTGCTACCGAAAAAATTGGTCTTGGAGCGACGGCATCTACAACGTACAGCGAACCTTATGTGTTAGCACGTCAACTAATGTCAGTTGATCATATTAGTAATGGGCGTGTTGCCTGGAACTTAGTTACAACAGCCGATGCAACAGGTCAAACCGCTTTAAACTTTAGTCGAGATAAACATGTGGAACATGACAAGCGCTACGAACGTGCGGAGGAATTTGCAGATGTGATTCAAGCATTATGGGATTCATGGGAAGATGATGCGTTCTTATATGATAAAGAGAAGGGGATTTTCTATGATCACGAGAAAGTACACGAAACTAATTTTAAAGGTGAACACTTCTCTGTAAAAGGACCACTAAATATTGCACGTTCACCTCAAGGTCATCCAGTAATTGTTGTAGCTGGTGCGTCAAAACCGGGACAAAAATTATCGACACGTGTAGCGAATGCAGTATTTGTACATTGGGATAATATTAAAACAGCAAAAGAACATTATCGTTCATTAAAAGCTCAATTAGCACAACATGGTCGTGATGAAAATGAACTCGTTGTTTTCCATGGTATTTCACCTGTCGTGGCAGATACAGAAGAAGAAGCCATCCAGCGCTTTAATGAATTGCAAAATCTACTAGATCCATATAAAGCCTTAAAGTTTGTATCAGGTTATATGGGGAATGTTGACTTTTCAAAGTATTCTTTAGATACACCAGCCATTGAAGTTGACTATCCAAAAGTAAATAGCATACAAAGTAATTTTAATGAATTGATGGAAATCATTAAGCGTGAAAACTTAAAAGTTGGTGATCTTTACAGTCGTTTATTTAATGTAGGAAAAAGGGATGCATTTGTAGGTTCTGCCGAACAAGTGGCTGATGAAATGGAACGCTGGTTTAAAGAAAAAGCTTGCGACGGCTTTATGCTTCAATTCCCACTTCTCCCACGGGATTTAGAGGCATTTGTAGAAAAAGTGGTGCCAATCTTACAGGAGCGTGGAATTTATCGCAAAGATTATACAGGTAACACATTACGGGATCATTTAGGTCTAGAAAAACCAGTGAATCAATTTGCGAGAACTAAGGTGACAAAATGA